One window of Thermocoleostomius sinensis A174 genomic DNA carries:
- a CDS encoding ABC transporter permease, whose product MSQPALTKRTSWQMIVTLLLFGFMYFPILVLAFYSFNASRYSSRWEGFSLRWYESLLNDSRILSSLQDSLFVAFCAVGVSAILGTMMAVGLAKYRFFGKGVYRGVSYLPLIIPDIAIAVATLVFLATLGVRLNIWTIVAAHVVFCLAYIAVVVSSRLANLNPHLEEAALDLGATPLQAFIKVLLPELMPAIVSGCLLAFVLSMDDLLIASFTAGGGANTLPMEIFSRVRTGVKPDINALSVVLILFSGALAFLAEYLRYRSDRRQFRQ is encoded by the coding sequence ATGTCTCAACCCGCTTTAACCAAACGAACTTCCTGGCAGATGATTGTGACGCTGCTGCTGTTCGGCTTTATGTACTTCCCAATTTTGGTGCTAGCATTCTACAGTTTCAATGCGTCGCGTTATAGTTCGCGTTGGGAAGGGTTCAGTCTGCGCTGGTATGAAAGTCTGCTGAATGATTCGCGCATTCTATCGTCGTTGCAAGACAGTTTGTTTGTAGCGTTTTGTGCGGTGGGGGTTTCGGCAATTCTGGGCACGATGATGGCGGTAGGATTAGCCAAATACCGCTTCTTTGGCAAAGGAGTCTATCGTGGCGTCTCATACTTACCTTTGATTATCCCTGATATTGCGATCGCTGTGGCAACGTTGGTGTTTTTGGCGACGCTGGGTGTTCGGTTAAACATTTGGACGATCGTGGCAGCGCATGTGGTGTTTTGCTTGGCGTATATTGCGGTGGTGGTGTCGTCGCGGTTGGCAAACCTCAATCCCCATCTGGAAGAAGCGGCGTTGGATCTAGGAGCGACTCCGCTGCAAGCGTTCATCAAAGTGTTGTTGCCTGAACTCATGCCCGCGATTGTTTCAGGGTGTTTGCTAGCTTTTGTGCTGAGCATGGACGATCTGTTGATTGCCAGCTTCACCGCTGGAGGGGGAGCCAATACCTTACCCATGGAAATCTTTAGCCGTGTGCGCACGGGAGTGAAACCCGATATTAATGCTTTGAGTGTGGTGCTGATCTTGTTTTCAGGAGCCTTGGCTTTTCTGGCAGAGTATCTTCGCTATCGCAGCGATCGGCGACAATTCCGGCAATAA
- a CDS encoding helix-turn-helix domain-containing protein: MVKPLNRWETKYDKNLYEYDLHTVLQPPSRSIALPTDNSLEPVVAMAGINPLPGDQLDLAHQGHPGMKLVEEILTANYQAQLADFLRDRSVLLNLVTNQLFQHLLKIYRHKVETLIQTDGIDAIDISLPHFKLVTHRSQKHKTLELVFDDQQIKNYLRKSLADFFNHTQFWHELAKTIGVNLVLQTIARLETKLGTQTFDTLPPESLVRSVKQELASLDASVLLEQLNFFVQVYVHDITRNIIQGFHLPTCSPQEIEKLLGLRQRPVASSHTSLSLDPVILMPTAIPIASSIRAQLRPDLWQQSDAALAVFRYRSKTNPNNYIEHYITNLGDVALLPWEAAEQIINKFGFDTVKLQLIFAARAMEEQEPWNSTFTLKATDIIRYLGWDRNHSTSLPEKRNAVASTAHALSCLLVKSVWVEGRGKRTVDASTPIGRMWDVLIDPHGQIDWVTGKIERPDEVYITVSPGLWTKHFLNRAGSKAKEALYQFGYLAKDILRIDPYHNEIALRLAIQLTLDARVRVRNQNPYDYRVLSLLEDVLPRTEIDKALLDKHKARDLKSRWNNALKLLMNLGWQIEFDPVTYPDWLQPSSMAAKPDDWRKIKVIERLLQAKLTIKPPHPIPSLLAKITEPKVPRRLESAPRNELIGAQLREGREKLGWSRKQLGGFLNISADYIGKLERGDRMIPTELEPRLRRLLHL, from the coding sequence ATGGTAAAACCGCTTAATCGTTGGGAGACAAAGTACGACAAAAATCTCTACGAATACGATTTGCACACAGTTCTACAGCCGCCATCTCGTTCAATTGCGCTGCCAACCGACAATTCGCTTGAACCCGTTGTTGCAATGGCAGGCATTAACCCATTACCTGGCGATCAACTGGACTTGGCCCATCAGGGCCATCCAGGCATGAAACTAGTTGAAGAGATTTTAACAGCTAACTATCAGGCGCAGTTAGCTGATTTTTTGCGCGATCGATCGGTGTTATTAAATCTAGTCACCAATCAACTATTTCAGCACTTGTTAAAGATTTATCGGCACAAAGTTGAAACACTGATTCAAACGGACGGCATCGACGCTATCGATATCAGCTTGCCCCACTTTAAATTAGTCACTCATCGCAGTCAGAAACACAAAACTTTAGAATTGGTGTTTGACGATCAACAGATAAAAAATTATCTAAGAAAATCACTGGCAGATTTTTTTAATCATACTCAGTTTTGGCACGAATTAGCGAAAACGATCGGAGTTAATTTAGTTCTACAAACAATCGCTCGTTTAGAAACTAAATTAGGTACACAAACATTCGACACCTTGCCGCCAGAATCGCTGGTTCGATCGGTCAAGCAAGAGTTAGCTAGTTTAGATGCGTCAGTCCTGCTGGAGCAGCTTAATTTCTTTGTGCAAGTGTATGTTCACGATATTACGCGCAATATCATTCAAGGATTTCATCTTCCTACCTGTTCTCCACAAGAGATAGAAAAGCTGTTGGGATTGCGGCAACGCCCTGTCGCTAGCTCTCACACTAGTCTTAGTCTTGATCCCGTTATCTTAATGCCAACCGCAATTCCGATCGCCAGTAGCATTCGTGCTCAACTACGACCCGATTTGTGGCAACAGAGTGACGCTGCCCTAGCAGTCTTTCGATACCGAAGTAAGACTAATCCTAATAACTATATTGAACACTACATTACGAATTTGGGAGATGTGGCTCTGTTACCGTGGGAGGCCGCCGAACAAATCATTAATAAATTTGGATTTGATACCGTCAAATTACAACTGATTTTTGCGGCGCGCGCAATGGAAGAACAGGAACCGTGGAATAGTACCTTCACCTTGAAAGCGACAGACATAATCCGCTATTTGGGATGGGATCGCAATCACAGTACCAGCTTACCGGAAAAGCGCAATGCTGTAGCCAGCACGGCTCATGCTCTGTCGTGTTTGCTTGTGAAGTCAGTGTGGGTGGAAGGTCGGGGCAAACGTACCGTTGATGCCAGTACACCGATCGGGCGCATGTGGGACGTGTTGATTGATCCACATGGTCAAATCGACTGGGTGACAGGAAAAATTGAGCGTCCTGATGAGGTGTATATCACGGTTAGTCCCGGCTTATGGACAAAGCATTTTCTCAATCGAGCCGGCAGTAAGGCCAAAGAAGCCCTATATCAGTTTGGCTATTTGGCCAAAGACATTCTGCGGATTGATCCGTACCACAATGAGATTGCGTTACGACTAGCGATTCAACTCACGCTAGATGCTCGTGTTCGCGTTCGTAACCAAAATCCTTATGACTATCGCGTTTTAAGCTTATTGGAAGATGTATTACCCAGAACCGAAATTGACAAAGCTTTGCTGGATAAGCACAAAGCCAGAGACTTAAAAAGTCGGTGGAACAATGCGCTGAAACTATTGATGAATTTGGGTTGGCAAATTGAGTTTGATCCAGTCACATATCCCGATTGGCTACAACCCAGCAGTATGGCTGCCAAACCAGATGATTGGCGCAAGATCAAAGTGATTGAGCGGCTACTTCAAGCAAAATTAACGATCAAACCTCCCCATCCGATCCCCAGTCTCCTGGCAAAAATCACAGAGCCTAAAGTTCCCAGACGTCTGGAATCCGCCCCTCGAAATGAACTCATAGGAGCACAACTTCGAGAGGGACGCGAAAAGTTAGGTTGGAGCCGAAAACAACTGGGAGGGTTTTTGAACATTAGCGCTGATTACATTGGTAAGCTAGAGCGGGGCGATCGCATGATTCCGACTGAGTTGGAGCCGCGCCTGCGTCGGTTATTGCATTTATAG
- a CDS encoding cupin domain-containing protein, giving the protein MTTQSQTEITIDRTPSSEQLEQFGVFNWPIWTKEVSEFPWTYDETETCYFLEGDVIVTLVNGTPVRMGKGELVTFPAGMSCTWKILQPVRKHYRFG; this is encoded by the coding sequence ATGACGACTCAATCGCAAACAGAAATCACGATCGATCGCACTCCTAGTTCAGAACAGCTTGAACAATTCGGTGTATTTAATTGGCCAATTTGGACGAAAGAAGTATCTGAATTTCCTTGGACCTATGATGAAACTGAAACCTGTTATTTCCTCGAAGGGGATGTAATTGTGACACTAGTGAATGGAACTCCGGTGCGCATGGGTAAAGGAGAGTTAGTGACATTTCCAGCAGGCATGTCTTGTACCTGGAAAATTTTACAACCTGTACGGAAGCATTATCGCTTTGGTTGA
- a CDS encoding NAD(P)-dependent oxidoreductase codes for MGLPMAQRLLTAGLPIVAYNRTIAKLEPLRSTDATIAQTVPDLLQSCSVVITMMTDATAIQETLLSDAARSHLADRTVIQMGTIAPSESRQLQQAITAAGGDYLEAPVLGSIPQVQQGSLQVMVGASPEQFEQWRSLLQAFGTPQLIGPVGAAAALKLALNQLIGSLTTAFALSLGFVQQQGGNVDTFMQILRDSALYAPTFDKKLQRMVDHDYTNPNFPTKHLLKDMNLFLQEATIAGLRVDSLDGVRKILEIACDAGLSESDYSALFEAVIGKDEA; via the coding sequence ATGGGCTTGCCCATGGCCCAACGGTTGCTGACCGCAGGGTTGCCCATCGTTGCCTATAACCGCACCATCGCCAAACTCGAACCCCTGCGATCGACCGATGCCACCATTGCCCAAACCGTACCCGACTTGCTGCAATCATGTTCAGTCGTGATCACGATGATGACTGATGCGACTGCTATTCAAGAAACGCTACTATCGGATGCTGCCCGATCGCACTTGGCCGATCGCACTGTGATTCAAATGGGCACGATCGCCCCCAGTGAAAGCCGTCAACTTCAGCAAGCAATCACTGCGGCGGGGGGTGATTACCTAGAAGCCCCTGTATTGGGTAGCATTCCTCAAGTGCAGCAAGGTAGTTTGCAAGTTATGGTGGGGGCATCGCCAGAACAGTTTGAACAGTGGCGATCGCTGTTGCAAGCATTTGGCACACCGCAACTAATTGGCCCCGTTGGAGCCGCAGCCGCCCTGAAACTCGCCCTAAATCAACTGATTGGTTCCCTCACCACAGCCTTTGCCCTTAGCCTAGGATTTGTGCAACAGCAAGGCGGCAATGTTGATACATTTATGCAAATTCTGCGCGACAGCGCCCTCTATGCTCCCACTTTCGACAAAAAACTCCAGCGCATGGTAGATCACGACTATACCAATCCCAACTTTCCTACCAAGCATTTGTTGAAAGATATGAATTTGTTCCTGCAAGAAGCGACGATCGCAGGCTTACGGGTTGACAGTTTAGACGGAGTGCGTAAAATCTTGGAGATAGCTTGCGACGCGGGTTTGTCCGAGTCTGATTATTCCGCTTTGTTTGAAGCCGTAATTGGAAAGGATGAAGCCTAA
- a CDS encoding urease accessory protein UreH domain-containing protein: MLDLLLVASLGFLGSFGHCVGMCSPIAVAFSLSQKPQSSTFWKQAQFHLWLNLGRILSYALVGAGIGLLGSVLLASGQLAGIGSPFRRIMSLVTGGMLIWLGLTQVKPGWLPSLPVLNPMAQRSLHDRLDRAMVNMSLQSRWWTPALLGMTWGLIPCGFLYTAQIKAAETGELWRGGLTMLAFGLGTVPAMWSVGVSASALSRDRRSQLFRLGGWITIAIGVLTLLRTGDTMVDYTGHAALLCLMLALIARPMSRIWSAPLQVRRALGVGAFVLSVAHLLHMVEHSWGWNLRAIGFMLPQHQWGIGLGGMGFVCMIPAALTSFDWAQKRLGSLWRSIHLLSVPALLLCTAHCILVGSHYLGRLQPTEWNWGCTIGLVAIVLGVLLLRTQWLWFRLGLESYYVPPRLGLGLTKRADDGCGHGANLLSKSRTEEQK; the protein is encoded by the coding sequence ATGCTGGATCTGCTACTGGTTGCAAGTTTGGGCTTTCTGGGCAGTTTTGGGCATTGCGTGGGCATGTGTAGCCCGATCGCAGTTGCCTTTTCGCTATCTCAGAAGCCGCAATCGTCAACGTTTTGGAAACAGGCACAGTTTCATTTATGGCTTAACCTGGGACGCATTCTCAGCTATGCCTTGGTGGGGGCTGGGATTGGGCTGCTAGGGTCGGTGTTGCTGGCAAGTGGGCAATTGGCAGGCATAGGCAGTCCCTTTCGACGGATTATGTCACTGGTGACGGGTGGCATGTTAATTTGGCTAGGGCTAACGCAAGTGAAGCCGGGCTGGTTGCCATCGTTGCCGGTTTTAAATCCAATGGCGCAGAGGAGCCTGCACGATCGCCTTGATCGAGCGATGGTGAACATGTCATTGCAGAGCCGCTGGTGGACACCCGCCTTACTGGGCATGACGTGGGGCTTGATTCCCTGTGGCTTTTTATATACAGCGCAAATTAAAGCAGCAGAAACGGGTGAACTGTGGCGGGGGGGCTTGACTATGCTGGCATTTGGGCTGGGCACGGTTCCAGCGATGTGGAGTGTGGGGGTATCGGCGTCGGCACTCAGTCGCGATCGACGCAGTCAGTTGTTTCGCTTGGGTGGTTGGATCACAATTGCCATCGGTGTCCTGACCCTGCTGCGAACGGGTGATACGATGGTGGACTACACCGGACACGCGGCCCTGCTTTGCCTGATGCTAGCTTTGATTGCTCGACCCATGAGTCGCATCTGGTCGGCTCCGTTACAGGTGCGTCGTGCGCTAGGGGTAGGGGCCTTTGTTCTCTCTGTGGCCCATCTACTGCATATGGTTGAGCATAGCTGGGGCTGGAATCTGCGGGCGATCGGGTTTATGTTACCGCAGCATCAGTGGGGAATTGGTCTCGGAGGCATGGGCTTCGTGTGCATGATTCCGGCCGCATTAACAAGTTTTGATTGGGCCCAAAAGCGCTTAGGCTCTCTATGGCGATCGATTCATCTTCTCTCGGTTCCGGCTCTGTTGCTCTGCACGGCTCATTGTATCTTGGTCGGTTCCCATTATCTGGGACGATTGCAACCCACTGAGTGGAACTGGGGCTGTACGATCGGGCTAGTGGCAATTGTGCTGGGTGTGCTGCTGCTGCGAACCCAATGGCTTTGGTTTCGGCTAGGGCTGGAGTCCTATTATGTACCGCCACGCCTTGGTTTGGGGTTGACTAAGCGGGCTGATGATGGCTGCGGACACGGCGCAAACCTACTGTCGAAGAGCAGAACTGAAGAACAGAAATAA
- a CDS encoding phycobiliprotein lyase — protein sequence MDIVEFFQQSAGKWFSQRTSHHLAFKQSESGKSDIVIEMMAKDDPAVVQLCQQYEVDPALALCGARVTWNGTMEWDEEKHTGSTVLVPIADPDKPNEGKLLRDQGYAEKASVAGRYVVGEDQALTLITEYETMYSEERLWFASPNLRLRTSILKRFGGFSMASFCSEIRMGVTQAADTQASSSASSATSAS from the coding sequence ATGGATATAGTTGAATTTTTCCAGCAAAGTGCTGGTAAGTGGTTCTCCCAACGGACAAGTCATCATCTAGCATTCAAGCAATCAGAATCCGGCAAGTCTGATATTGTGATTGAAATGATGGCCAAGGATGATCCAGCGGTGGTACAACTTTGTCAGCAGTATGAAGTTGATCCGGCGTTGGCGTTGTGCGGTGCTCGCGTCACGTGGAACGGCACAATGGAATGGGATGAGGAAAAGCATACAGGTTCAACCGTGCTAGTGCCGATCGCCGATCCTGACAAGCCCAACGAAGGCAAGCTGTTGCGCGATCAGGGCTATGCCGAGAAGGCTTCGGTAGCGGGACGGTATGTTGTAGGTGAGGATCAAGCGCTGACCTTGATTACCGAGTATGAAACCATGTATTCGGAAGAGCGGCTGTGGTTTGCTAGTCCCAATTTGCGCCTACGCACTAGCATTCTCAAGCGGTTTGGTGGCTTCAGCATGGCGTCTTTTTGCTCGGAAATTCGTATGGGGGTAACTCAGGCGGCAGACACGCAAGCGAGTTCCTCAGCTAGTTCTGCCACGTCTGCTAGTTAG